Within Anopheles ziemanni chromosome 2, idAnoZiCoDA_A2_x.2, whole genome shotgun sequence, the genomic segment AACGTTGCTGAAGCTTGTGCAAAACTAAAATTTGGGTCTCCCGGTAGCCAGACCAGGCATGCTGTAGGTTTGGCATGTTGAATCTCCGAGATGTAGATATGGACGAGAGGCAACCGGGGGAGCTCCGAAACCATGGAGAGCAGGCAACGAAGGTCCCACGGAAAAGGAGACGCTGCAAAAGGCCACAGCTCCGTTTGTAGTGCATTTCTTGTCCTCGCCTTGTTGCTCGTGTATCATTTTTCTGATCCCAGAGCTCCGAGTAAGAGCTGAAAGCGAATCCCACATCGAATTGTCTCACGGCAACAGTATACTAGCAGCTTTCATACAACAATAAGGTAGGCTCACAAAAAAGACACCCATTGCAAACACTACCGAAAGTGTGGAGTTTTGTTTGGACCAGATAAAGCATCATTAAACAAAACTGTTCAGAACACAATGGCATGTTGGTAGTGGTTATCTTCTAGCAGACAATTTTGTCCCGTAGATTAAATCGGTGAGCGTttaaatggatttttttttacttttcacgtGACGAACCCTTAGCGGGGTttgaaaaaatgcaaaatttaaatgttGGCGAACGCTAGAGGTAGCAGATCCTTCGAAAACACGAGATGAAATAAGGCTTCTCTCAAAgcaacaacataaaacaatcaaacaagaTGAACAgttaaaaaacacatacagTTATTACATTATACCCCACAAGCAGCTACATCTTCCCAGCAGCGCTCACTTCTGTTTTTTAAACGAAGcaataaataatgtaaaacTAAATAGTTAATTAACAAAAACTAATAGAGAAACtaataaatgcaaaaacagTTCAGCTCTTTACAAATTGtagaaaataaagtttttaatataaacCATGCAAGGGAAACACATTTCATCCTCCATCTTAAGGAAAGGACGGAGCAGAAGTTTAACCAACATACAAACAAGTAGGTCGATGCGGTAACATTAAGTTTACTCCAACCGTTGGCCACTAAGAAAACGATTAAACTGGGAGCCTAATATACAATACAAATGTACATGGGAAGCCCTTACACAGGCCAGCTTGGAGAGGTTTCGTTTTATGCTTTATTGATGGCAACTCGTATTGTTGATTGACCGAGCAGCCGAGGCACATTTTCACTTGATGCTTATAAATGTTGTACGAAAAAATGTGTTCTGTGTTTTCCTATTGTTTCTCCATCAGCGACATGCAACGTAACGTGTTGTTCCGGTCGGTATAATTTCAAACAGTTAACGTTGTAAGGAGGCGATAAGTGCATAACGAGCGGAGATCGGTGGGGTTTGTAGTTTGTCATTGTCAGGAAATTCAGTGCAGAATatgaaactaaaaacaaaaaaattagcaAGGGATACCAATTGACACTCTTAGAAAAGATTCGAGCTGaatgtaaaaacaattttaaaatacacaTACTTAATTAGGATGGCGGCTTTGCATTGCTGCAACAATAGAGCAACAAACAAGAAGATAAAATCTCTCGCATACACATACAACAactcacacagacacacatttCCATTGAAATATACATAACACACACCGACATGACACACTGACAAACCTACATgaaatgcaaagaaaatgaGCAAATAAATAGAGTTATATACTGAAGTAATTAATTGTTGACAAATGAGATCTTCAGGCGTAGTATGTTGCGTTTGCTGtctcatttttaaaaaaataataaggagaaaaacaaacacccaaaaaaaaggaaacaaagacagaacaaaattgaataaaaatgaagaaaataatgatACATGAAATATTGACgaagaaaaaacttttttgttaacTATTATACATATATAGATTTGATTTTATATATATACCTATATATCATTCTCATTACAAAGCATatatagaataaaaataaactgattCTAAAGGATATTCGATTGaatatgtgtttttcttttattccgAAATGTACAGTGTGTAAGTTTTGTTTGacaacatattttattgtttttggaTGCTTTGGGAGTTACGTTAAGATTATACTCGCAGCAGAGTTTGTACACATTTAACCTGTGCTCATGGATGACACGAgatttactttgtttttgtttaaaacccTAGTTTATTTAGTCAGAGATTTTAGGAAAACTAAtccgaacaaaaaataaactgttgTAGCTTAAGGCTTTCTACTCAAGCTTTGTTGCTTTAGGAggtgaaaatcaatttaaattttaattttaatcaatttaaatcaaagcttaagctgaagaaaaggtattgtatttcttttttctaaattgttttaatttataaatttaaatacttTTGCCAACATTTAAATACTTTTAGCACATGTCTGGGCTAACCTCGACGGGCGCGTCGGAAACGCGGGTTCGTTAGGCGGGTTTCCCTATTGGAGGCAGGCTTAGaaatactttatttatttattaaaaaaaaataaaataaataaatacttgTTAAAAGCTTgttaaaagagtaaatgagccCACAGCCGTCGTTTTTTCGGTCTAGACCTGTTGTGCGACGATAAATGTATGCAATggctaataaattaatttattaattgtgACCATTGAGTATTTGCACCGCTTAAGTACATGTTGTCCACCCTGTCCAGTATAACCATAATCTTCAATTTAACGATACAtccaattcaaacggttcacacaacggtATTTATATCAACTATTGCGTATTTTTAAGTACACCCTCTCACAAATAGTATAGTCACGACACTGATTTCGGTTTGTGGTACCCcgtttgggattttacccagTCATGATATATTACTAGattgatcgaaaaacaaaaaagctagAGACAAATATTTAACGTATCCCATAAATCAAGATTTAAACTTTAGGAATCTCTTGACCACCATAAAACTGAACTAAGGGTTATAAACTTAACGATGTTTACGTATTCAGTGTTTACCATAGTGGTGGGGAAACTGAAACCCTACAGGGATTCTAAACTTTtgtttcaaatccattctgggATCCGGATCTACGAGTCCGAATCCCAAACCGTCATATGATGCTTACCAAACTTACCGTTTTTCATAtcatttgttaaaataaagtCTAGGGAACTTGtatgaaaatgacattttgAACCGATAGTTGACCGCCCACCTGCCGACCATTGTCGAATTGGCAATCCAGCATTAATGTCTCCTAAACTGGAAACAATGGATAAGTCTTTACTTCCTTAAAGTTGTTGCTCTGGTAAAGATCATTCGTTCGAGGGGTCTGTCGTAAAAATCAGTCCaaagaatcaaaagttattggAAAATTGGCTGCTTCGGCCATTTTTCCATACAATATCATTTCGCGAAAACTAAGTAGCCTGGaaaattttactttcgttaattaaaacataaaaataacccgtgcccggttccgattttctgacAGCAATATGATTAATGACCGTTTGACACTATCTTCTAAAATCAACGGACAGAAATATTCCTCGTCTCTTAAGGATATTATGTGTCTAATTCGACCCAAATCATTTTGAGCTGATTCAAATAGTTCAGGATCAggcagaatcgaatcaaatcaagttccaaacaaatcaaatctgatttgaattctaatcgaatcaaatctttagaatccgacAAATGGGATCCAAATCTTTAGAAGCCGTCAGATGGAATtggaatctttagaatccgtctagggatcgaatcttcgaatcttccgaatcccgattcttcCAACACTAGTTTTTCAACATTCCTATTCTTCCACAGTAGTATCCGGATTTCTACTACAGTTTTATAATTGTTTAACAGTAACGTTTATTTAAATGTTAGTTTAGCGATTCATAAACATTGATCAGTAAAATAATCGAAAATGATTCGTAAACTTAAACCGAAAATGTGGAAAAGAGAGGAGATAATTGTGCTGCTTAAAGTGTACCTAACAGCTATTGAAGGATGTGGCGGACAGGACGAGGATAATACATGGGACATAGTATCAGAAAAATTGAAAGACCAAGAAATCAACGCATCCGCAGCACATTGTCGCAGCAAATGGAATTTTCTTCTCAAAATGTATCTGGCCAACCCAACTCGGGACTGTGCTTTTAATAAACACATCAAGCAAATCCTTGATACAATCAAAGAAATTGCCGAGAAGGATGATATCAAGCAGATGGAGGAAGTGAACGAAGCGCTTGATCatgataaaaatgtttcaaatgaaggcgatgaaagtgtttcataCATGTTGGAAGAATTGGACAATGATAGCGACGATCAAACTCCACCCGTTGATGTACAGATCGAAGCAGCGACGGAAGATGATGTTGTTATGGCCCTTCTTCAAAAGCTTTCCAGTAAGATAGACACACTAACCGAGATGCAACAACGTCATGAAGCCAACATTCAAGAAATTCACCGATTACAATTGGATACTTATGaaagtttattgaaaataaaagatcgCCTGGGTATGGACATGTAATTTACTGCCTTTAAGATTATTACAAACGCTCATATGGTGCGTTCTTGAAGAAAACCTCTCCTTCTTCCGTATGATAAACGATGTCGGCATTACCTATGGTGGTCGGTAAAACGAATCGTTCAGGTG encodes:
- the LOC131293495 gene encoding uncharacterized protein LOC131293495, coding for MIRKLKPKMWKREEIIVLLKVYLTAIEGCGGQDEDNTWDIVSEKLKDQEINASAAHCRSKWNFLLKMYLANPTRDCAFNKHIKQILDTIKEIAEKDDIKQMEEVNEALDHDKNVSNEGDESVSYMLEELDNDSDDQTPPVDVQIEAATEDDVVMALLQKLSSKIDTLTEMQQRHEANIQEIHRLQLDTYESLLKIKDRLGMDM